A genomic region of Deinococcus misasensis DSM 22328 contains the following coding sequences:
- the mgsA gene encoding methylglyoxal synthase, whose protein sequence is METVALIAHDKKKLDLALFALRHKEVLMRYTLIATGTTGSIMETKAGLNVERLLSGPLGGDQQIGARLATGSVKAVIFFRDPLTAQPHEPDVSALLRLCDVYDVPLATNPATAEALMLWLGELPKND, encoded by the coding sequence ATGGAAACCGTTGCCCTGATTGCCCACGACAAGAAGAAGCTGGATCTGGCATTGTTTGCTTTGCGGCACAAAGAAGTGCTGATGCGTTACACCTTGATTGCCACAGGCACCACGGGCAGCATCATGGAAACCAAAGCCGGTTTAAATGTGGAACGCCTGCTTTCTGGGCCTCTGGGAGGTGACCAGCAGATCGGGGCACGTCTGGCCACCGGTTCGGTCAAAGCGGTGATTTTCTTCCGCGATCCCCTGACTGCGCAGCCTCACGAACCCGATGTTTCTGCCCTTTTGCGCCTCTGCGATGTGTACGATGTGCCTCTGGCCACCAACCCTGCCACTGCCGAGGCTTTGATGCTCTGGCTGGGTGAACTTCCCAAAAACGATTGA
- a CDS encoding HAD family hydrolase — protein sequence MLRAVLFDLDQTLLDRKRTFRHFIDDQYQRIALLQNIPYEQFVEDFTVLDDNGYGPKDRAYFQMLKKHGLDTSHAETLYKDFRGNYALCAQPYPDTHEVLQTLQKAGLRIGIITNGVTATQQTKMERIGILPYTEVALVSEAEGIKKPNPEIFHRALNRMGLTAQEAIFVGDHPENDVRAAQHVGMKAVLKLDGDDVDTSFADHVISDLRSLLPLVL from the coding sequence ATGTTGAGAGCTGTTCTTTTTGATCTGGACCAAACCTTGCTGGACCGCAAACGCACTTTCAGGCATTTCATTGATGACCAGTACCAGAGAATCGCTTTGTTGCAAAACATCCCTTATGAGCAGTTTGTTGAAGATTTCACGGTGCTGGATGACAACGGTTACGGCCCAAAAGACCGTGCATATTTTCAAATGCTCAAGAAACATGGTCTGGACACCTCTCACGCCGAAACCCTTTACAAAGATTTCAGGGGCAATTATGCCCTCTGTGCCCAACCCTACCCGGACACCCACGAGGTGCTGCAAACCCTTCAAAAAGCAGGGCTTCGCATTGGCATCATCACCAATGGAGTGACAGCCACCCAGCAAACCAAAATGGAGCGCATCGGCATCCTGCCTTACACCGAAGTGGCTCTGGTCTCAGAGGCAGAGGGCATCAAAAAACCCAACCCAGAGATTTTTCATCGGGCATTGAACCGCATGGGCCTCACGGCTCAGGAGGCCATTTTTGTCGGAGACCACCCCGAGAACGATGTCCGGGCTGCACAGCATGTGGGCATGAAGGCGGTTCTGAAACTGGACGGCGACGATGTGGACACCTCGTTTGCCGACCATGTGATCTCAGACCTGAGAAGCCTGTTGCCTCTGGTGCTTTAA
- a CDS encoding trimeric intracellular cation channel family protein yields the protein MTLDQSLYVLNLLGIFVFSLTGAFLAIRRKLDLYGVIVLGCVTAVGGGSIRDALTGTAPPIYLRDETFLWVAIGGAIIAFLFPRLERYERTLSAFDTAGLALFAVSGALGGIQMGFGVLGVIFVGTLSGVGGGIIRDVLVGAVPSVLYRNNEIYATAAAAGALTVYLLHDVLPVLAGQLIGIFVVVALRWLSRRGFLKLPVRSTGVS from the coding sequence ATGACCCTGGACCAGAGCCTTTACGTCCTCAATTTGCTTGGCATCTTTGTGTTCAGCCTGACGGGTGCGTTTCTGGCCATCCGCCGCAAACTCGACCTGTATGGGGTGATCGTGCTGGGTTGCGTGACCGCAGTGGGTGGAGGCAGCATCCGGGATGCCCTCACAGGCACTGCACCTCCCATCTACCTGCGGGATGAAACGTTCCTGTGGGTCGCCATTGGTGGTGCCATCATCGCCTTCTTGTTCCCGAGGCTCGAACGTTATGAGCGCACCCTCAGTGCTTTTGACACGGCAGGACTGGCCCTCTTTGCGGTCTCTGGGGCACTGGGAGGCATCCAGATGGGCTTTGGGGTGCTCGGTGTGATCTTTGTGGGCACCCTCTCTGGGGTGGGAGGAGGCATCATCCGGGATGTGCTGGTGGGTGCCGTCCCGAGTGTGCTGTACCGCAACAATGAAATTTATGCCACGGCAGCAGCAGCAGGTGCCCTGACGGTTTACCTGCTGCATGACGTGCTGCCGGTGCTGGCCGGTCAGTTGATTGGCATTTTTGTGGTGGTGGCCTTGCGCTGGCTCTCCAGAAGGGGATTCCTGAAACTGCCTGTTCGCAGCACAGGGGTTTCTTGA
- a CDS encoding redoxin domain-containing protein translates to MSHPLIGQPAPDFTLKASTSDMITLSSYQGQKNVVLVFYPLDFSPVCSMQLPEYSGRRDDFARHDTEVFGINRDSVYTHKAWAAEFGIELPLLADIKCDVAKAYGVYIEEKGHSGRAVFLIDKKGIVRDAHIESATSEFTLHSDDLLKKIQEMASRA, encoded by the coding sequence ATGTCACACCCTTTGATCGGGCAACCCGCTCCAGACTTCACTTTGAAAGCATCCACCAGCGACATGATCACCCTGTCCAGTTATCAGGGACAGAAAAATGTGGTTCTGGTGTTTTACCCTCTGGACTTCAGTCCAGTGTGCAGCATGCAACTTCCCGAGTACTCGGGTCGCAGAGACGATTTTGCCCGCCACGACACCGAGGTGTTCGGCATCAACCGGGACAGCGTTTACACCCACAAAGCCTGGGCTGCCGAATTTGGCATTGAGCTTCCCTTGCTGGCAGACATCAAGTGCGATGTGGCAAAAGCTTACGGTGTTTACATCGAAGAAAAAGGCCACTCTGGCCGTGCGGTTTTCCTGATTGACAAAAAAGGTATTGTGCGCGATGCCCACATCGAAAGCGCCACCAGTGAATTCACCTTGCACTCCGATGACCTGCTGAAGAAGATTCAAGAAATGGCTTCCAGAGCCTGA
- the dnaX gene encoding DNA polymerase III subunit gamma/tau yields the protein MAIYQKARPVTWTEVVGQEHVRDVLMSALEKGRIGHAYLFSGPRGVGKTTTARLIAMTVNCEHEFKPCGECQSCRLIKSGAHPDVVEIDAASNNSVDDVRDLREKVGLASMRGGKKVYILDEAHMMSRGAFNALLKTLEEPPEHVIFILATTEPEKILPTILSRCQHYRFRRLSEQEIAGKLQKLCEQEQASYEMDALLLMGRLADGAMRDGESLLERMLSGGEAITLRAVEMALGLPPGERMLGLARSLLLADAETVLRLAGELYREGFAARTVVEQTKVSLRNLLHAQLGLAGENHEALDVGQALKLLAALDEQDQRFSRQADLLALEMALTHAMLSTENASAASGGSAQVPPDLMRRLQALEQGIQQIKQGRPASVPATQQAPAQQAPVQGGQPRAASTPTTPSAPPANGTWHDVLRLADIKMRAFLKPAQASFDGGSLIISISSKFHGAQVISKFDELSELVSKVFGDIPFEVVTPDSSKKKLGNAVAPQASPAPVRQPEPQPVAQVLESVTQSRLPEPRTSEPAPGTTQTSPAPWEAAPSAPPAQENRGGPPLGRTTRKARDFFEDGPPEKKPEPSPPPAVPVQVSGPPPVPVEHEVLDQAPVFDDIPFPDEDFGFQEPQPKPSKKGSGFQHPLYDTLQQLFPHRVREVGVMKTRAPEEDSEPPEADPSPEPGEE from the coding sequence ATGGCGATTTACCAGAAAGCGAGACCCGTCACCTGGACAGAGGTGGTCGGACAGGAACACGTCCGGGATGTGCTGATGAGTGCCCTAGAGAAAGGGCGCATCGGGCATGCTTACCTGTTCAGCGGACCTCGGGGCGTGGGGAAAACCACCACGGCCCGTCTGATTGCCATGACCGTCAACTGTGAACACGAGTTCAAACCCTGCGGGGAGTGCCAGAGTTGCCGCCTGATCAAAAGTGGGGCACACCCCGATGTCGTCGAGATTGATGCTGCAAGCAACAACAGCGTCGATGACGTGCGCGACCTGCGTGAAAAAGTGGGTCTGGCCAGCATGCGTGGGGGAAAGAAAGTCTACATCCTCGACGAAGCACACATGATGTCCAGAGGGGCTTTCAATGCCCTGCTCAAAACCCTTGAGGAGCCCCCGGAGCACGTGATTTTCATTCTGGCCACCACCGAGCCAGAGAAAATCCTGCCCACCATCCTGTCGCGGTGCCAGCATTACCGCTTTCGACGTCTGAGCGAGCAGGAAATTGCTGGAAAATTGCAAAAGCTCTGCGAGCAGGAGCAGGCTTCTTACGAAATGGACGCCCTTTTGTTGATGGGCAGGCTCGCAGATGGGGCCATGCGTGACGGTGAAAGCCTGCTGGAACGCATGCTGAGCGGCGGAGAAGCCATCACCCTGCGGGCTGTGGAAATGGCTCTGGGCTTGCCCCCCGGCGAGCGCATGCTGGGTCTGGCCCGTTCGTTGCTGCTTGCAGATGCCGAAACGGTCCTCAGACTGGCTGGAGAACTGTACCGCGAGGGGTTTGCTGCCCGCACGGTGGTGGAACAAACCAAAGTTTCCCTCAGGAACCTCCTGCATGCCCAGTTGGGTCTGGCCGGAGAAAACCATGAAGCGCTGGATGTGGGTCAGGCCCTGAAACTGCTGGCCGCCCTCGATGAGCAGGACCAGAGGTTCTCCCGTCAGGCCGATTTGCTGGCCCTTGAGATGGCCCTCACCCATGCCATGCTGAGCACCGAAAATGCCTCTGCTGCATCGGGTGGGTCTGCTCAGGTGCCACCAGACCTGATGCGCCGTTTGCAGGCTCTGGAACAGGGGATTCAGCAAATCAAGCAAGGCCGTCCTGCCAGTGTTCCTGCAACCCAACAGGCCCCTGCTCAGCAAGCCCCTGTGCAAGGGGGTCAGCCCAGAGCAGCAAGCACGCCAACCACCCCCTCTGCACCTCCTGCAAATGGCACGTGGCATGATGTTCTGCGTCTGGCAGACATCAAAATGCGGGCTTTTCTGAAGCCTGCTCAGGCCAGCTTTGATGGGGGATCTCTGATCATCAGCATCTCCTCGAAGTTCCACGGGGCACAGGTGATCAGCAAGTTTGACGAACTCTCTGAACTGGTGTCCAAGGTGTTTGGAGACATCCCTTTCGAGGTGGTGACCCCAGACAGCAGTAAAAAAAAGTTGGGTAATGCTGTAGCCCCTCAGGCTTCCCCTGCTCCAGTCAGGCAACCTGAACCTCAACCTGTGGCACAGGTGCTGGAGAGCGTGACCCAGAGCCGCCTTCCAGAGCCCAGAACCTCTGAGCCTGCTCCAGGAACAACCCAGACCTCCCCTGCACCCTGGGAAGCCGCTCCTTCTGCCCCTCCTGCACAGGAAAACCGTGGAGGACCACCTCTGGGACGCACCACCCGCAAAGCCAGAGACTTCTTCGAGGATGGTCCACCCGAAAAAAAGCCTGAACCGTCTCCTCCACCTGCGGTTCCCGTGCAGGTGTCTGGTCCGCCACCCGTTCCAGTGGAACATGAGGTGCTGGATCAAGCCCCGGTTTTTGATGACATCCCCTTTCCAGACGAGGACTTTGGCTTTCAGGAACCCCAGCCCAAACCCTCCAAAAAAGGCTCTGGATTCCAGCATCCCCTGTACGACACCCTGCAACAGCTCTTTCCGCACAGGGTCCGTGAAGTGGGCGTCATGAAAACCCGGGCCCCCGAAGAAGACAGTGAACCCCCTGAAGCCGATCCCAGCCCGGAACCGGGCGAAGAATAA
- a CDS encoding DsbA family protein produces the protein MITVFFDFLCPFAWRGLELAEMLRVGDGLGFELLHFSLEQHNHPENAQNRFEPVWWIHQQPTEQTRGLLALLGSLAAKQQGPECHRHFVLELFRAHHRDKLPLQEVQTLKTAAERAGLDLPRFEYDLQHNDALLREELKEEISDACRVKAFGTPTFVLETGDAAYFRFAQMPETLEKARALWDLYGQVLNSEARIETIKRPR, from the coding sequence ATGATCACTGTGTTCTTTGATTTTCTCTGCCCATTTGCGTGGCGTGGCCTCGAACTGGCCGAAATGTTGCGGGTTGGCGACGGCTTGGGGTTTGAACTTTTGCACTTCAGTCTGGAACAACACAACCACCCTGAAAACGCCCAGAACCGGTTTGAACCCGTATGGTGGATTCACCAGCAACCCACCGAACAAACCAGAGGTTTGCTGGCCTTGCTGGGGTCTCTGGCTGCCAAGCAACAGGGTCCTGAGTGCCACCGTCATTTTGTGCTGGAACTGTTCCGTGCCCACCACAGAGACAAACTGCCTTTGCAGGAGGTGCAGACCCTCAAAACGGCTGCAGAACGTGCTGGACTGGACCTGCCCCGTTTTGAGTATGACCTGCAACACAACGATGCCTTGCTGCGCGAAGAACTGAAAGAAGAGATTTCCGACGCCTGCCGCGTGAAAGCCTTTGGCACACCCACTTTCGTTCTGGAGACCGGTGATGCTGCTTATTTCCGCTTTGCCCAGATGCCTGAAACCCTGGAAAAGGCCAGAGCCCTCTGGGACCTGTATGGGCAGGTGCTGAACAGCGAAGCCAGAATCGAAACCATCAAACGTCCGAGATAG